Part of the Tribolium castaneum strain GA2 chromosome 4, icTriCast1.1, whole genome shotgun sequence genome is shown below.
TTTGTTGACCTTTTACAAAAGTAAACATTTcccaaaaaatagaaacattgtttaaacaattaacTTTTCTGCTCACAAGATtcatcacatttttttctaataacagTTTTGCCTGCATTTGTGTTTGTAATTTCTATTTAGTGCTACATATGAACACAGCACCCTCAGGACATGTTACTGTCTTATCGATTCCCCTGCAATTACATAAACTGCACTTTCGCAAAGATTAGGAAACATTACGAGTACgtttaacattattataaaatcGTTACTTggtattttagtatttcagcacgttttaaatttttgaacagtTAAATTCTGCTCTAGCACTGTGTATAAATGTGTCTTGATAATTATGCAACAGTTCCCCATATTAtgtgttaatttatttcaatgcTGTTTGTCGGCTATCCACGTGATGTCATCCTCTTCATTGCGCAACATatgtttatttgaatattCAAGACCAGAAGTCACCTGTTTACCAACATTTTGGAGGTAAACTTTTACTCACCGAATACAATATAAAATAAGTGATCTTtcacacaataaattaaccaCAAAAATCTAGAATTaggaataaaatatttattttttattcatttatttctcatttttaatgacaaatttttaattctaaaaataaaaaaataaagcgtcGCAGGTGAAATAAAGAGCGCAATTTTGTCGCAAATCGCTCTCCTTCTCGCTCAGACTCCTATTAATAGCGCCCGAAAATCCGAAACGTTGTTTACGAATCGCTCTATTTCCTGTCGCAAACCCTCACCTGCATTTCCCGAGGTGGTATCCCCCGGAATTTTTTCAGGCACATGAGCACCATTCGTACGCACATCAGTCATTTTGAAAAAGCTATTCAGGCACAGCACAAATCACCCCGGTTTCAAGTCTCCGATAAGAAGGAATCACTCGGAATTATGCCCAGGAGCAGGAAGAGGCTCGAGCTTAACAGGCgtttattattgtgttttCGATAGCACGAACGGACTAATTCGTTCAAAGCTTTACATCGGACGAGTGTCAGCGATTGTTTACGTTTCGACACGAAAGAAGCTTTTCCTTTCGCTTTGAGAGGCTGGTTGCAGCGCTCCCCAGGCGGTCGATCGAATCTCGTCTTCGGAGATGAAAGCTCACGCAGGCGCGGCCAGGCGAAAGCTCGCCGGAAATGGGCCGTGAacgataatttaattaagagaATGTGTGGTTTTTAGGAATTAATAAAAGGCTTTTGTTGCATATTTTATTCTTAATAACGTTAGTTTAacataatttgtaattttctcagTAAGTCATTTTACTTCTTCTTCTTGGGCTTGATAGGGGGGTCCAAACTGCACATGCGTCTCAAGAATGctgcaaaacattttttacttttgtgaAATGTCTAGCGTAAGAACTTACGTATATATTCAATATCGCCTTCATCGTCTTCTTCATCAAGACAGTCTTCAAACAGTTCGTCGACCTCCGCATCGGTTAGTTTTTCGCcttcactaaagttttaacaATGATTTAAACAAAGCCAATAACTCACCTAGAGATAGTAACGAATGGGACAATTCCCCTGCTGccatttttccattttcatttttatcgtACAATTTGAGACACTCGATAAAGTCTTCGTAACACCCTTGATCCTTCTTTTCCTTCTTCAATTCGCTGTAAATTGGAAGTAGTTCATcgaatttaaactttttttcaccTGGATGAACAAATTTCAATTGTGTTAATTGATCAGTTGATTAAAACAAACCAGGCTTTTTTGTGACACCGAATTTTTCCAATCTGGCCAAACTCGGATTTACGTCTAGGcaatacaaaaatttgttcaaattcACTCCGTCCAAAGTTTCGCCCTCCCCATGGATATCAAAGGCTAGTTTCGCACCTATTATTCAAAGTgttataagtatttttttcataatgttACTCACTTTCGATTTCCTTTTCTTTCAAGTCCGCCTGTAATGACTTAAATGTtactggaaatatttttttcgttacTTACCATTGTGATTTGCTTGAGTGCAATTTCTTGGCGATGCGCAACGAATGAGGCTTCAATAATGTCATCCCGATGTTTTATATAGCACACCTATCTTAATCTAAATCAGGACCTAAGACTGCCAGCATGTTACTTTTCATTGGTTGCAGACCGAAAAAAACTGCAATTGCAATTTAATACTACTGCAGTATCGTCACGCAAATAGATCGGCATTGCTTATTAGATCTGTGAGTCAATTTCTCAATCACCTGCAAAGTGTTTCTTTACGAAAATGGTACCATAACTGCTCCAAATGGAAAAATCTAATATTCGTACAATTATATTTGAAACTGAAAATCACTTTTATACCCTCGGTGAAGATCTcgatcaaaatattttaataaagttggtggttttaaagttataaaaaataaggtttttttagaaaaaatagttttttggaaaaaatattcacaaatattagattattttggaaaatatgtaGATAGTGTTCCACCTTTCGTCACTCTGAAGTAGGTAACATTGAAAGTGTttcataaaaagtaaaaaaaataagtaaattttgagttttcttcaatttttaaactaatttaaagtaatctttaaatcatatttttgaatacatCAATGCCAAACAGAGGACGCTGTCTCTAGTGAGTGGACGTAGgtgaatttttaagaaatagaTGCAAAATTACGGTAtaccgtttttttttgcaaagtacagagacaaaaaaacaaaaatgcattTATATATGAGAGTAAAGTAAATATATAAAACGAATATGTGTTGTATTGGTACTATTTACGATTTTATTGCAGTTATTATTATACGGGATAGGTTTTctaagagtttttttttgtacatacagtcgcaaaaactattttattttactttggaGTCCCTATTATTGACTTATTTCAATACGTTATATGGATTTTGGGAGAAAAACATAAGCtgaaataactttataattaaaagcTCTAAAGCTTTTAAAGTCGTGGTAAACTCAGATGTGTGAAAcggttaaaaatttttaactatcAAACATTTAGGTAACGAAATAACTTGTTAACAGCTTTCGGCGCTTCATGATTAGGCGTCGACGCGTAATTTGGGAGGAAGAAACTTATCTTTCGGCGATAAATTTTTAGGTATTTAATgaggataaaaataaaacgaagaAATTGGCCAGAGAAATGAAAATTgtgtctagaattttattttaggcATATTTGTAACTTGAGAAttgcaaatttattgaaaaaaaatatgaattaaatatttatttatttaatagttTCATTGAAACTTTAAGGGTGTTTTACAGTTTATTGTTATGACAGTCATCATAATACATTAGCCAAAAAATGAGATGCAacgaatttttacaatttattgaaCAAACATACGAAGAAAtaaatccaacaaaaaattaaatttattttttccatgTGTGAAAATCTCCAATTGAGGCGTGTAGATGTCAGGGCCCGTGTGTGCGTGATGGCTTCCGGTCTTAGTGTTGAATTTTTGCCCAGTGTGGAACGCACAGTTTTTCAAGTTGctacaaaaaaacttttcttaGACTAAGGTCAACAACTAGTGGACGGACAACACAAATATGCAGCAATGGAATCCTGAAACATGTTAAATAAAAGGCGGCTAAGCATTACGACAGTAAATTCTTTGCGAAGCGACGGCGCTCAGTAGCAAAAATTCCTActtactcaaaaataaaatctaaatttaGCTTCTTACGCCATCATCTTTTTGAGGAATGCTGAAATCCGCAAAATAACGTGCTTACTTCTAGCTCTATGTGGTGACAAATTTAGCTAAATCTGATGGTAACTTACGTTCGTAAGGGATGAAGCCATCGTCATCTTCTTGGTCCATACAGTCTTTGAGAACTTCTTCGGTTTCAGCGTCTGACAGCCTCTCACCTAAACGGCAAATTTCATTAATTGGAACAAATTTTTGCGATGTATTTACCAAGGGAGAG
Proteins encoded:
- the LOC663846 gene encoding myosin light chain alkali; translation: MADLKEKEIESAKLAFDIHGEGETLDGVNLNKFLYCLDVNPSLARLEKFGVTKKPGEKKFKFDELLPIYSELKKEKKDQGCYEDFIECLKLYDKNENGKMAAGELSHSLLSLGEKLTDAEVDELFEDCLDEEDDEGDIEYIPFLRRMCSLDPPIKPKKKK